A single window of Methanosphaera sp. DNA harbors:
- a CDS encoding HypC/HybG/HupF family hydrogenase formation chaperone, with the protein MCIAAPAKILEIDNNNVATCDFGGVKQEAKLDLVDADIGSYVLIHSGYAIEVLTEEAAKETLNTWNELLTELENE; encoded by the coding sequence ATGTGTATAGCAGCACCTGCAAAAATTTTAGAAATAGATAACAATAACGTAGCAACTTGTGACTTTGGTGGAGTAAAACAGGAAGCAAAACTTGACCTCGTAGATGCAGATATTGGAAGTTATGTATTAATTCATTCAGGATATGCAATTGAAGTATTAACAGAAGAAGCAGCAAAAGAAACATTAAATACATGGAATGAATTACTCACAGAACTTGAAAATGAATAG